One Myxococcaceae bacterium JPH2 DNA window includes the following coding sequences:
- a CDS encoding ABC transporter ATP-binding protein: MSEPPSPALELQGLSKRYGTFTALQSVDLSIRPGEIFALLGPNGAGKTTLIGSVCGLVRKTAGTIRVFGRDLDADPVGPRYELGLVPQEINFDPFFTVAESLRIQQGYYGRPRDDARVDEVLTALNLQGKKDSLTRALSGGMKRRLLIAKALVHKPRLVFLDEPTAGVDVELRRDLWTYVRKLASEGTTIVLTTHYLEEAEELADRVGIINEGRLLMVEDKAALLRRFGEKRLVVTFATPLPALPEVGQRFSARLSEDGRTLTYVERDGCAPAGDLLRALYADGLPIADVETRRSRLEDVLIEVLRGRPSASAA, translated from the coding sequence ATGTCCGAGCCTCCTTCTCCCGCCCTGGAGCTCCAGGGTCTCTCCAAGCGGTACGGAACCTTCACCGCGCTCCAGTCGGTCGACCTCTCCATCCGCCCCGGAGAAATCTTCGCGCTCCTGGGTCCGAACGGCGCCGGCAAGACGACGCTCATCGGCAGCGTGTGTGGCCTGGTGCGCAAGACCGCGGGCACCATCCGCGTCTTCGGCCGGGACCTGGACGCGGACCCGGTGGGGCCGCGCTACGAGCTGGGGCTCGTGCCGCAGGAGATCAACTTCGACCCGTTCTTCACCGTGGCCGAGTCCCTGCGCATCCAGCAGGGCTACTACGGCCGCCCGCGCGACGACGCCCGCGTGGACGAGGTGCTCACCGCGCTCAACCTCCAGGGCAAGAAGGACTCGCTCACGCGCGCCCTGTCCGGAGGCATGAAGCGCCGGCTGCTCATCGCCAAGGCGCTGGTGCACAAGCCGCGGCTCGTCTTCCTGGACGAGCCCACCGCGGGCGTGGACGTGGAGCTGCGCCGCGACCTCTGGACGTACGTGCGCAAGCTCGCGTCCGAGGGCACCACCATCGTCCTCACCACGCACTACCTGGAAGAGGCCGAGGAGCTGGCGGACCGCGTGGGCATCATCAACGAGGGCCGCCTGCTGATGGTGGAGGACAAGGCCGCGCTCCTGCGCCGCTTCGGCGAGAAGCGCCTGGTGGTGACGTTCGCCACGCCGCTGCCCGCGCTGCCCGAGGTGGGCCAGCGCTTCTCCGCGCGACTGTCCGAGGATGGCCGCACGCTCACCTACGTGGAGCGCGATGGCTGCGCGCCCGCGGGAGACCTGCTCCGCGCGCTGTACGCGGACGGGCTGCCCATCGCGGACGTGGAGACGCGCCGCTCCCGCCTGGAGGACGTGCTCATCGAAGTGCTGCGGGGCCGCCCCTCCGCCTCCGCCGCCTGA
- a CDS encoding ABC transporter permease encodes MNVLGMQTLFVKEVRRFMRVPGQTVLSPLISTTLYFIVFGYSISGRVHEVEGQPYLHFIVPGLVFLGIANNAFLNSSSSLFITKIQGTVVDLLVAPLGPGELMAGFIGGAMVRGLVVGGLTWAVAALFSGFSLEHALVTAYFLFISSYVFSVLGMLAAIWAEKFEQINFFPTFVMLPLTFLGGVFYSVRELPAPWNTISLFNPMVYMVEGLRYGMLGSSIFSPAVGGAILAVVAAVATVVVYVVLRSGYRMKA; translated from the coding sequence ATGAACGTCCTTGGGATGCAGACGCTGTTCGTGAAGGAGGTCCGGCGCTTCATGCGCGTGCCGGGCCAGACCGTCCTCTCACCCCTCATCAGCACCACGCTCTATTTCATCGTCTTCGGCTACTCCATCTCCGGCCGCGTCCACGAGGTGGAGGGCCAGCCCTACCTGCACTTCATCGTGCCGGGGCTCGTCTTCCTCGGCATCGCCAACAACGCCTTCCTCAACAGCAGCTCCTCGCTGTTCATCACCAAGATTCAGGGCACGGTGGTGGACCTGCTCGTCGCGCCGCTGGGGCCCGGCGAGCTGATGGCCGGCTTCATCGGCGGCGCCATGGTGCGCGGGCTCGTGGTGGGCGGACTCACGTGGGCGGTCGCCGCGCTCTTCTCCGGCTTCAGCCTGGAGCACGCGCTGGTGACGGCCTACTTCCTGTTCATCTCCAGCTACGTCTTCAGCGTGCTGGGCATGCTCGCGGCCATCTGGGCGGAGAAGTTCGAGCAGATCAACTTCTTCCCGACCTTCGTCATGCTGCCGCTCACGTTCCTCGGCGGCGTCTTCTACTCGGTGCGCGAGCTGCCCGCGCCGTGGAACACCATCAGCCTCTTCAACCCCATGGTCTACATGGTGGAGGGGCTGCGCTACGGCATGCTCGGCTCCAGCATCTTCTCGCCCGCGGTGGGCGGCGCCATCCTCGCCGTCGTGGCCGCGGTGGCCACGGTGGTCGTCTACGTCGTGCTGCGCTCCGGCTACCGCATGAAGGCGTAA
- a CDS encoding protein kinase yields the protein MAVPFGKYELLRKIASGGMGQVFLAREHGTGFERLVVLKLILPHLAEDEEFLDMFLEEARLVARLSHPNLITILDLTEIEGRHCLAMEYVQGEDVRRLDKFARAQNRPLPVGLVLRVIADAAAGLSYAHNARDAQGQPLRLVHRDVSPQNVLVGFDGGVKVIDFGVAKAATSGQQTATGVLKGKYPYMSPEQASGLSVDARSDQFALGVVMWELLTGKRLFKGESDLMTLRLVKDCQVPPPSQLNPAVPTSLDAIVLKALAPTADGRYADCAAFRLALEDYALNERLPSSSAHLAAYLRELYTDRITKEADPATLDQLAEDADLDSRSNSSRSGVPSAMPRPTNSRALPRPPGVPSATRSRQSTPPQAPQPVAPAPVKEATRGTARLPRPDFESRKPRWLPVAAGGAALVLAGAAVLLLREPAGAASVTPPPLPQTQAQAPATPGEQVPTKPEAVEPTPRPETPESISLLVTSEPPGAAVQVAGEAHGTTPVQLPMVPGAPAVPVTVALNGYEPVTRLVSAADAPQVRVELPRRAVKTPGGTKRSPGMGPSLGIKTGR from the coding sequence ATGGCGGTGCCTTTCGGGAAGTACGAACTGCTGCGAAAAATCGCCTCCGGCGGGATGGGCCAGGTGTTCCTGGCGCGCGAGCATGGAACGGGCTTCGAACGCCTGGTCGTGCTCAAGCTCATCCTCCCGCACCTGGCCGAGGACGAAGAGTTCCTCGACATGTTCCTGGAGGAAGCGCGACTGGTGGCGCGCCTGTCCCACCCCAACCTCATCACCATTCTCGACCTCACGGAGATTGAAGGCCGGCACTGCCTGGCCATGGAGTACGTGCAGGGCGAGGACGTGCGCCGGCTGGACAAGTTCGCGCGCGCGCAGAACCGGCCGCTCCCCGTGGGGCTGGTGCTGCGCGTCATCGCGGACGCGGCGGCGGGCCTGTCGTACGCGCACAACGCGCGTGACGCGCAAGGCCAGCCGCTGCGGCTGGTGCACCGCGACGTGTCACCGCAGAACGTGTTGGTCGGCTTCGACGGGGGCGTGAAGGTCATCGACTTCGGCGTGGCCAAGGCGGCCACCAGTGGCCAGCAGACGGCCACCGGCGTGCTGAAGGGCAAGTACCCGTACATGTCGCCCGAGCAGGCCAGCGGCCTGTCCGTGGACGCGCGCAGCGACCAGTTCGCGCTCGGCGTGGTGATGTGGGAGCTGCTCACCGGCAAGCGCCTCTTCAAGGGCGAGTCGGACCTGATGACGCTGCGGCTGGTGAAGGACTGCCAGGTGCCGCCTCCGTCGCAGCTCAACCCGGCGGTGCCCACGAGCCTGGACGCCATCGTCCTCAAGGCGCTCGCGCCCACCGCGGACGGACGCTACGCGGACTGCGCCGCGTTCCGCCTGGCGCTGGAGGACTACGCGCTCAACGAGCGGCTGCCCTCGAGCAGCGCGCACCTGGCCGCGTACCTGCGGGAGCTGTACACGGACCGCATCACGAAGGAGGCGGACCCGGCGACGTTGGATCAGCTCGCCGAGGACGCGGACCTCGACTCGCGCTCCAACTCGTCGCGCAGCGGCGTGCCCAGCGCGATGCCGCGCCCCACGAACTCGCGCGCCCTGCCCCGGCCCCCGGGCGTGCCCTCCGCCACCCGCTCGCGGCAGTCGACCCCGCCGCAGGCGCCGCAGCCCGTGGCGCCCGCGCCCGTGAAGGAAGCCACGCGAGGGACCGCGCGGCTGCCTCGGCCGGACTTCGAGTCGCGCAAGCCCCGGTGGCTGCCGGTCGCGGCGGGAGGCGCGGCGCTGGTGCTGGCGGGCGCGGCGGTGCTGCTGCTCCGCGAGCCCGCTGGTGCGGCGAGCGTGACGCCTCCGCCCCTGCCGCAGACGCAGGCCCAGGCGCCCGCGACGCCCGGGGAGCAGGTCCCCACGAAGCCGGAGGCGGTGGAGCCGACGCCTCGGCCCGAGACGCCGGAGTCCATCTCGCTGCTCGTGACGAGCGAGCCTCCTGGCGCCGCGGTGCAGGTGGCGGGCGAGGCGCACGGGACGACGCCCGTGCAGCTCCCCATGGTGCCCGGCGCGCCCGCGGTGCCAGTGACGGTGGCGCTCAACGGCTACGAGCCGGTGACGCGGCTGGTGTCCGCCGCGGACGCGCCCCAGGTCCGGGTGGAGCTGCCGCGCCGCGCGGTGAAGACGCCCGGCGGCACGAAGCGCTCGCCGGGCATGGGCCCTTCGCTCGGCATCAAGACGGGGCGCTGA
- a CDS encoding M20 family metallopeptidase produces MNVNTALATSERIWEQEIIPALERYIRIPNKSPSFDPDWVRSGHMEAAVQLISEWCRAQAAHLPGLTVEVVRLKTPDGKDRTPVIFMEIPGTRSDDTVLLYGHLDKQPEMVGWREGLSPWTPVREGDKLFGRGGADDGYSAFASLAAIRLLKEQGVPHARCVVVIEACEESGSYDLPAYIEALAPRIGKPSLVVCLDSGCANYEQLWMTTSLRGLVGGNLRVDILTEGVHSGDASGVAASSFRIMRQVLSRVEDEKTGRILLDALHTEIPQERRDQAHAAAQSLGSEVYGKFPWVKGARPVTEDGAELVLNRTWRPALSLTGIEGMPSLENAGNVLRPYTAVKLSMRIPPRVDSKVATQALKNALEKDPPYGAKVTFEGEKAGAGWEAPPLAPWLSRAVQSASTHCFGKPAMAMGEGGSIPFMGMLGERFPEAQFLITGVLGPSSNAHGPNEFLHIPTGKKLTASVASVLADHFKR; encoded by the coding sequence ATGAACGTGAACACCGCCCTCGCTACGTCCGAGCGCATCTGGGAGCAGGAAATCATTCCCGCGCTGGAGCGCTACATCCGCATCCCCAACAAGTCGCCCTCGTTCGATCCGGATTGGGTCCGCTCCGGTCACATGGAGGCGGCGGTGCAGCTCATCTCGGAGTGGTGCCGCGCGCAGGCGGCGCACCTGCCGGGGCTGACGGTGGAAGTGGTTCGCCTCAAGACGCCGGACGGCAAGGACCGCACGCCCGTCATCTTCATGGAGATTCCCGGCACGCGCTCGGATGACACCGTGCTGCTGTACGGTCACCTGGACAAGCAGCCGGAGATGGTGGGCTGGCGCGAGGGCCTGTCGCCGTGGACCCCCGTGCGCGAGGGCGACAAGCTCTTTGGCCGAGGCGGCGCGGATGACGGCTACTCCGCCTTCGCCTCGCTGGCGGCCATCCGCCTGCTGAAGGAGCAGGGCGTGCCGCACGCGCGCTGCGTGGTGGTCATCGAGGCGTGCGAGGAGAGCGGCAGCTACGATTTGCCCGCGTACATCGAGGCGCTGGCGCCGCGCATCGGCAAGCCCTCGCTGGTGGTGTGCCTGGACTCGGGCTGCGCCAACTACGAGCAGCTCTGGATGACCACCAGCCTCCGCGGCCTGGTGGGCGGCAACCTGCGCGTGGACATCCTCACCGAGGGCGTGCACTCGGGTGATGCCAGCGGCGTGGCGGCGTCTTCGTTCCGCATCATGCGGCAGGTGCTGTCGCGCGTGGAGGACGAGAAGACGGGCCGCATCCTCCTGGACGCGCTGCACACGGAGATTCCGCAGGAGCGCCGCGACCAGGCCCACGCCGCCGCCCAGTCCCTGGGCAGCGAGGTGTACGGGAAGTTCCCCTGGGTGAAGGGCGCGCGCCCGGTGACGGAGGACGGCGCGGAGCTGGTGCTCAACCGCACGTGGCGTCCCGCGCTGTCGCTCACGGGCATCGAGGGCATGCCGTCGCTGGAGAACGCCGGCAACGTGCTCCGGCCCTACACCGCGGTGAAGCTGTCCATGCGCATCCCGCCGCGCGTGGACTCCAAGGTGGCCACGCAGGCGCTGAAGAACGCGCTGGAGAAGGACCCGCCCTACGGCGCGAAGGTGACGTTCGAGGGCGAGAAGGCCGGCGCGGGCTGGGAGGCGCCGCCGCTGGCGCCCTGGCTGTCGCGCGCGGTGCAGTCGGCGTCCACCCACTGCTTCGGCAAGCCGGCCATGGCCATGGGCGAGGGCGGCTCCATCCCGTTCATGGGGATGCTGGGCGAGCGCTTCCCGGAAGCGCAGTTCCTCATCACCGGCGTGCTCGGGCCGTCCAGCAACGCGCACGGCCCCAACGAGTTCCTGCACATCCCCACCGGCAAGAAGCTCACCGCCAGCGTCGCGAGCGTGCTGGCGGATCACTTCAAGCGGTAG